The window tactaGTTCCATGTGGTGCCTTTTCATTAATAACATGATCCGGACCTACCATTAAAGGTCACTTGTTTGTGCGATCATGATTTGTTAACAACATCTGTATGGCTCCACCATGCATTGCTCCAAACACTAGAAAACCCACAACACCGTTTGATGTGTGCATTTCGTGGGCATTCATCCGGGCCCACACTCGTGTCAAACACAAACACGTGCCTACCATTGAGTATGAAAAAGCAAGCATGCGACTAGCTGCGCGTGGGGCCTACAGCAATCTATccgtgccatccaatccattcaaggCCTTCATCCCATCATGAAAATGAGACGGACCTAAAATCACGCGGACCCAATCATCACATGGGCCAGacgataaaaaaaacaaaaacagccACTCTAAAACGACCATATTCACGTGGTGGGCCATTTCCGATCCACATggcatttgggttttttttttttttcatcatggGATAAGTAAATTACACCAATTAGATTctatacacacatcacggtggaccccacaccactAATAGTTGCAGGTGAGACATTCCAATTATTTAATACATTGGATTACGTGTACAATATACAAGCTAATCTATAATGTACCATCTTAACTGATTAGAGTAAAAGCCTCCACAGGAAAAAACAAGGGAAGGAATAGAAACGCCTGAagagtttactttctattttctctctctttcgagGTGGGAAGCTTCCACAAGAAAAAACAAGGAATAGGAAAAGTGTCCTTAGTCACGGTCCAAACACAGGCCTCCATCAGTGCTCAGAGATATTGTACGGTCCGGATGCAttgcataagtggggcccatattttaTGTGATTCGAACCGTTGATATGGTGGATCTCATCATGGCCCGATATCAGATGTCCAGGATCTTATAATATGAGTATTTTAGTTACCAACTGAGTGTGTCAGGATGCTAGTCGGGTTCGAATGCATCAGGACCGTTCATTTTATCTGGAAATAGAACGTGGTGGGCATGCCATTGAGTCACCTACTTTTACAGACTTTTATCTCCGACTATCAATGGTGTGGTTTTCCCCATTTTTTATGAGGGGATTTGGCATGACTCAGCCGGTCGAACTGAGTCATATGTATTCTCCTGACTCGCTGCGTTATATAGGATGGGTTTATCtgagtccgagttgactcggacaaGTTGACGTTACTCAAAGGTGCAAATGAACTGGGTCTACCTGAGGAGTCGTTAGACCCCGCCTAAAACAAGAcagtttatcaagtgggccaggtCTAGAACATTTCAAACGATGGCCCAACCTTCCCTGGCTAGACTTTTAAATGGGTTTGAATTAAACCATCAAAGTGAACTAGGCCATAGTCGAACCCCATTCCACCTAGAACCTACGGTTCGAATTCTTTCAATCAAGGTAAGGAAGGCTATTAACGTCCACTTCAAAAACTGAAAATGATAtacaaagaaatagaaattagACCCGCCAAAACCTGACAGGTAGACAAATGGCTCAGGTTTATATCCTCTTTATTCGAAACTCGACCCAAATGACATGGGCATGCTCATTTGGACTTAGACCTGACTCAAGTACTGATGGATAGGATTAAGGGATGAAATGCAGGCCCGATTCAAACCATACGTTCTATAATTAGAAAACAAATAACGAATTAAAGAAACTTtccaaataataattacaaaattcATTTAAACAGAAAAGCAAGTTTAAGCTCTAATATCGTATCTTAAATCAGGCCTGTGCCAAGCCAGCCATAAACGGGCTTCAATCCGAACTTGGTGCATACTTACAGTGAAGCCCAGGTTCACTTTTTAGTGTTTAAGGACCTAAGTATAAAATTCATACTTCTAAGACCCATACGGGCTTAGTAAAATTATGGCTGCCCATGAAACTTTTTATCTGAATTTTGGTTGCTAAaatgggtatttttttttttatatttaaatttttaaatttttttttaatttacaccCTAAATAAAGTGTAAATGGGCAATTATTGGTTCTCACACCTGATTGGAAGAGAGGAATTTGTAGTATAATTTAGCCTTGTTAACAATGGTGTAAATTTGTTGAAAAATAGATTGAAATTATGCCTTTAAATTTTGTGGGAcgtactgatatatatatatatatatatatatatatatatatatatatgtgtgtgtgtgtgtgtgtgtgtgtgtgtgtgtgtgtgtgtgagatccacacaGTCTATCTATCCTACGTGCTAAATGAgccgaggtagatccaaagctcaagtggatcacaccagaggaaacaaggGAAATTGAATGCTTATTTTTGATAGTTAGAATAAGCCTAGGGCTTATAGGCATGTAAGCTAtcatctaacttattcataagttcacacaaacttagatgaaggaaaaataaaaatatcaatttgatctaacacttttatggcccccaagaagattTGAAGTGTTCAAATCCATCTATtacctgtcatgtggtccacttgagcattgaatccTATTGGTTTTAAGATGGCATGTTTCAAACACAcatataacagtgggccccacaaattttagtgaaaaaaaaagtagaacttttttaaatttaaatataaaagtgCTCGACATCAAGTGATTGTTGCTAAATGTAAATACAATGGTAAATAATAAATACCCATTAACACTTTATTTACATAGTAAATTGGAAATCAAATAACCCTTCGAGGCTGTAATTCTCTTTTGATTTCAAATAATGATTTGTGGAAATCAAATAATGATTTCAATAGAAACTAATATGTAGAATAGACACAGCGTCAAACCATGTAAATCTATCATAAATTTAGGTGTTGGTTCTCTGTATTGCTTCGGCTCATTTGTTCAGGGGTTAATAACATAAGTCAGGGCAGAGTTAAGCGAGTCTAGCTCAATCAACCACATTCAGCCTGAGTTGAGCGAGTCCCAACTCGACTCAGGGCTTAACAAGTTGATACAAGTCACTTGGGTCTTTTAACCATGGTAAAATCCAGGCTATCCGTGGTACCTGAGATGCAGCCCAAGCCTGCTTCCATGTCAGGTTACGGAGATTACACCTTAGAACCGGAAATAGAGCCACCTCTCTAGTACAGGTACCTGGGTAATGCTCAATGGACGTTCCAagctaaactctctctctctctctctatatatatatatatagatatatatatatatatatatctctctctctctatatatatatatatatatatatatatatatctctctctctctctctctctctatatatatatatatatatatatatatatatatatatatatatatatatagtaatttgGCCACCGACTTTTTAGCTACGGACCTTAAACAACCCACCTTTAAACTATGCAGTCATGCCTTGCAACATCGGATACTTACTAATTGAGCTGTTAACAATTGAAAAGTCTGTTTTACTTTTGGTTTATTGCAGATGTTACAGTTTGAACTTCAACTTTTTCAAATGATAGTAGGGTGTACTAGCAGGCTAGCGGGGGTGGCTGAGTGAAGATGCCAGgtttcaacacttaggtcttaGTATGGAttccctaagggcgtgtttgggcggtgggattagaagggattaggtgggatgggattcatctggtcctgtgcgaatgccactccatgtttggaaagaatggaaaagctaggaattagattagatggaattgcactgggtctcgtgccaatttcactcaatgttagcaagttgtgtaagtcccaccatgatgcataggctatatccacgccgtgcacccatttttcgagattattttagggcatggaccaaaatttcaggtaaatctaaagctcaagtggaccccaccatagaaagcaacgaggattgaatacttaccgttgaaaacttctttggggccacataagttttggatctacctcatttttaggcccatactataaaatgaggttataaaacaaaTAAACAGTTTAGATATGACACATGTTTGTTATTCTCAATCATTTCAAAAGATGGTaggtatatctattcaatgtatCACTGTATTACTAACAAAGcgtggcattaatcttatcccatggcagctggggacaatccctgccgcgggtaataattatgttttatgaatcccatcccacctaatcccttctaatcccaccgcccaaacacgcccccGCCCCTCCCCCCAAAACACATGAATATCTTTGCATGTATGTAGGTGCAACACAGGAGCATTGCTCACAGGAGTATTGCtcattcatccaggtttatgtgacctaatcaataagttCCGCGTAAAATAAGCACTACAGTAGGACCTACGAAACTTTTAAGGACGGGGCATTGAGTAATCGTTgtttctatagtatggtccacctgtagGGTTGGACTGTCTTGGGACAAGAGATTATAGTGGATGCAGGTCCAATGGTAAATGGTGCCACTATacgacaaatccactctgtccatttgtttttacagctcattttagaaaacgGATCAACAAATGAGGCAGAGTTAAGTCTCAAGTACGCCAAACGATTGAAAAAGTGAGATTGAATGGCTGTTATTGAGACATCTTCGGCTCTTGTGAGGCTCATTTTCAGCTTCTAATATTTCTCATTTTAGGGTTCATGCCCTAGAATaagatgtaaaaacagatggactgggtggattttcaaaaaccatcaaTCGTGGCCCTACGCACAGTTGGATTGGGCCCACTGCAATCGACGTTAATTAATGTCAAGCTCATAAGTTTTGGTGTACATTAAAGTACAGAGGATGAGGgtagctttttttcttttctttttttttcacacgcacccACAgtaccacacactcacgccgtagtgagatttcaccacctatggttacTCGAACCCTCAACAAGTTGTCGAAActcatgagagtctaccaccgctGTAAGAGGAAGGACCGAGGGTAGCTTAACTTAGGTAGACCCATCATGATATTCATggcaaatccactctatccatatATTTTACCACCTCATTTTATGCAACGGGCCAAAGATTTTTGacaatctaaatctcaagttggccaaacaaaacatgaaaaagtaGGAATTAAATAGCCGCCCTTGAAACATTGATTGAGCCACGTTTTATTTAAATCTAAccggttcatctgttttttcctaatcattttatggcatgagcccaaaatcgaaaTCAATATCATTAAGTTTTATTTATTGGATATAAAGCATCCATTCTAGGGCCCTGTCTTTGAAATCTGAATGTGCCCGATTAGTACATAATCATACCACGTGTTTTGTCGAGAGATTGCTTAGATCTACGGTAAGCTAGCCAGATCCAATGACGTAACCGAGTGGTCCGGCCCGGTTTGGTAGGTGTCGGACTATCAAATCAGTCCACTCCTTCTGCTTCTCTGTTTAGAAATATGAGACCCACCTGTCCGGTAGGGAAGCTACATAGCAAAGACAGGAACTTTGGTAGTCCTGCAGAGTTTAATGGACGAGGaacacggtttggctagtgaccctaccAATGGCCAGGGGGCTactggtcggtgttctgtgggccccaccatgatgtatgtattttatccacgccgtccatccattttccagataattttaaggattgacccaaaaagaaaatgaggcagatctaaatctctggtggaccattcCACAGGAAAACAtcagtgattaaatgtccaccattaaaaacctcctggggcccactgtaatgtttatttgacattcaacctgttgattaggtcatacagaccttgatgaagggaaaaaacaaatatcagcttgatacaaaacttttgtggcccctggaagtttttaatggtgggtgttcaattgtttcgtatggtgtggttcacctgaaatttagatctaactcattttttgatcaagccttaaaataatctagaaaatgaatggacggcttggatgaaacacatccatcatggtggacccaaagAGCACCAGCGTGAGTGGCCAAATGGAGTCCGTGGATTAGGAGGTGTTGCCTACCCCACACCACTGCGGTGGTGTGGGGGTGTTTTGGGCAttgtggggccaccgtaatgtatgtttcttatatccaggccgtccatccgtttagccagtttttatccttttttccttcttctgcttcttcttcttctacttcttttttttttgtttttgttttctatttacaCACCCACGCACACAAAAAAAGGGTATTCAAACCCATGACACCACGATGAGTAGTGACCCTTTTGCCAGTTCATTTTTAGGAGATAAACCCAAAAAATAAGATCCTaagttcaagcggaccacaccggAAGAAATACGGAGGATAATAATactcacggttgaaaccttcgtagggccgcCGTAAAGctcatttgtcatccaatcttttgaaaagTTCACACAAACCTTAATGAAGGGAAaatgtaaatatcagcttgattcaaaacttttgtgaccctcaaAAGTTTATAAGGGTGGGCATTAAGTCACCGTTGTTTCctgtgtggcgtggtccactcgagcttcagatatgcttcattttactTTTGGGTTCATGACTTAAACGAGCTGGAAAAACATTTGGACAACATGAATTTAAAACACACATCAAAGTAGCCCCACGGTGCTTAACACAACCACGCCGTTGCTAGGCGTGGCGTGGGCAACACCACCTGATCTGTCCCTAATGGACAATATGCAGGTGTTGAGAAATGTGAAGTTGCATATAGCATAAGTTGAATTAGATGGACGTGACATGAATCAACTGTTAGGGCTAATAATTTAGTTGGTGTGGTGTGTTGTGTTGGATGCCTTGGATTTTGTCAATCTATCATGTAGAGTAATCCTATCTCCGTCTTTGTTTAACCCAATTCATTTTGGTTTGTCAAAAAATTAGTGGAAGAATACGTTGCACGCTGTGATGTTTTGCACTTTTTCATTTAGATGGAAAAGTGCTCGGCTTGATTCGGTTTAGCCAAAGGTTCTATTTGGTTAAACCGGACTTGTTAAGCAGAGTTACACATATAGGCCTACTTAAGCCTAACACACTTTTAGGGCTTGCATGATTAAGAGTGGACATTATTATCGAGCCCTActgagatttcaatggtggatgttatcATCCTGCTGTTTCATGTGAaactacttgagctttggatatacttcaacttAAGGTCATGGCCTAAACTGATAAGATGGAAaagggatgaatggtgtggataaaacacatacatcatggtgagcccggAGAGTCCAGCCACCAGGGTCACCACCCAGTCCGCGCCCAATCAAATTAAAACCACACagacacaatgggccccactttagacGGTTttataaccattacagtggaacAATTGACTTAGTGGGTGATTAGTCCATGCATAATAAACGGTCGATATAAAAATTATTCATTGGCCTGAATTCAACTCGATGATTTTACACCCAgattcatagctcaagtggtagacttgagtgaaagatacctcgtttcggcactaacaagctaacaaaaaaaaaaaaaactcgtaaATTTTGTAGATCAGCAATTAGAAATCATtctattaatattatttttaggTGTACAAAATGCAAGTACCTGCGCATCATCTTTCATAAGCTGCCAGAGTAGGAAATGACTCCTGGCCCGTTTTTCAACCGTCAGGTAGTGTGTGCCACGGGTCCGGCGACGCCCCATTTTTAGTACCATGAAATCTATAGGCTCCATATGAAGAACGCCCCTCTCAAAAATCACGGTGGTCCACTCACTGgctgggccacacttgtatgttGAGACAAACCTTTGATTGTCCATTGAtttgacggtgtggcccacctgatgatctgaCATGCCTGATTATTGTGCTAGATGATCTTGATGATGGAGCCTACCATTTTCGTTGCACTGTTGTTTCACAAGAGTGGCACGTTGGTAGGAAAGAGTACAGTACCACCAGTTACGGTACGTTGCCGGTAGGTGATGAGTTCCAGTGAGGCTTTGGAAAGTTTACTAGAGTTTCCAACTCCACAGCCCACTAGAGTGAATTGGGTTTGGGCTGGGCCGTAATGTAGGCACCATTCTCAGCCCAAAATATTGGACCCCACCTACCCGAAAATTTGTAAAAAACCTGACTTCCTATTTGAAAGTTCATGATCCATCCGTTGATCAATTGGCCACACATACAAAGGACAGAGATGTTTTAGAGGAATAAAACCTTCTAACATGGATTGGGTGGTGAGGATCTCAGTACTTACTTCCGTGTGAGAAGATGTGGGGAGATTTGGTTCAAGGGCTGTATGCTGTCAAAGATAGGCCCAGTAGATTCTGGGCATAAAAATATCTTTAAAAGGCCCAGGCCCATATCTGACAACCCACGGTCCCACCCATCAAATTTCTCCACGTCTCCTTGCCAACCGCTCCTGACCCACCCACAAATTGATTGGGCACGTCAGGCCCAAAGCCCAGTCAAGCCCGGCTCATTGCCACCAgcagacaatcctaacctttgtgGGAAAAGATAGACCGTTAATGATAGCTACAATACAACCACTGTCAGGATTCAAGAGTTAAAAAAGGACGAAATTGGGCGGCCAGGATCGATTTTCAGGGCACGGTTCATGCCAAACGGGTCTGAACAGACCAATCAGCCCGATTAGTGAAACACGGGTCCACTTGACTGAAATAAAATCTTATCAGCCATAGGAAGTAAATAAAGCCCTCTAGGTGGTGGTTAGGATCATTGGACCACTATTTTCAGCAGTGGCTAATGAATCatgaacagtgggtcccacacattccGATCATGATACCATGTAGGAAGAAAATGATGCCTGCGAACTAGAAATTCAACTAGTTAAAAAAGAATCCATCTACAGGAGGAGAAAGAAACCCAtggaaagggaaaaaaagaaaggaaaaaaaaaatgtttccgAAAAGTCCATTCTCCATCACAGATTTACATAAATACCCCTCTGCCGAAAATAGAAAGAAACCCGACCCGATTCCAacgtaagaaagaaagaaaaagatttcGACCGTCCATCAGCTTCACTTGTCATCCGATGGCAACGAGATCTGCAGGTCCTGATCTGATGGGCTCAGATGGATCCTCCTCTGAAACCCCAGTCGACGCAGGATCCCTCCACCGTCCGATCTGTTCCTCACTCCATTCAACTCCTTGAGAACCTTCTTCGAATCTGATCCGTCCGATCCTCTCCAGGAACATTCCGAAGATCTTTCCTTCTTACAAGGCGCTGACGCGCCGTGCCGATTCAGGCGGTCCCTGGGATTCTGGCCCATCAGATCGTGGAATCCGATCGCCGCGATCCCGCCCATCAGCGCGTGGAAGGATGGCGGGAGCAACGTCGCGCCGAGGTTGACGATGCCGTGGAAGCTGCCGGAGGGGCGGCGGATCTGGAGGGCGGCGAAGGATGGGGTAGCGACGGAAGGACAGAGGCGGAGGCCGCCGACGAGGCAACGGACGGTGCCAATGAGGGTATCGAGGATGCGACCAACGGCGTAGATCTCGAGACAGAAGGCCGAGGACGAGAAGGGGTCGAGGAAAGAGGCGGGGACCCGGAAGATGAACTTGTCGTTCCAGGTCGGGTTCTCGGCGCCAACTAGGTCGACGCGGGTGCGGAGcttggtggtggggtccacccaggCGACGGCGTAGGTCTGCATCCTGTGAATGTGAAGGGGGGACGCCGGTTTCTTCAGGGACTGCGCCGAGATCAAGTTGATCTCCAGGAGATGGAAatccatctcttcttcttcttcttcttcttcttctcctcttccttgAGATCGGATTGGACGGCTGAGATCGGTTGATACGACGAGGGAGAGgaattcaagagagagagagagagagagagagagatcgctgAGACTGCAAGAGGGCAAGAAGCGAGGGAGTATGGGATTTTAAAACTACTTTATAATGGGACTGCCACACGTACATGCACccggacgcggatttactgcgaaAGGCTGTCGCATGAGTTACCGCGCTGgacacctaggtggggcccaacgtgatgtttgtgagaaatccaccccgtccatccgttttttgagatcattttaggacatgaagccaaaaatgaccctgatccaatactcaagggggccaaaaacgtgaggattgaacttccacagttgaaataatCGTGGGGCCacacaagctaatatttgtattgtcagttcatctcagtaggaatgacgttacgaacggtatggatgtcatgtaaacatcagtGTCGATCCagggagttttcaacggtagtaatttccCTACCCACGTTCTTCctttagtgcggtccacttgagtctttgatcattctcatttttggtattaagtactaaaatgagctcacaaaacggatgaacggggtagatttctcacaaacatcacggtcggCCCACCCAAGTTTCCAGCGCagaaacttcatgcgaaaggctctTTCGCATGGAATTCCGATGTTTCTGAGAAATTAACCGGGTTCGtccggatgcggattgcgtcctacccctgatcggacggtaatccgtccaggcagggctctgtggggcccaccgtaacgtaagtattttatccataccgttcatagttTTTCTTAGATGATTTTAAGTACGATCCAAAAAGTGAGTCAGGTAGAGAGCTTAAGTTgaccacaaagtggagattgaacgtctatcattaaaaacttcttgggatcaagccgatatttgtattttcacttcatccacgtctacatgaccttctgaatatgttggatggtaaaaaaaaaatatcaatgtgacccttagaaaggtttcaagggtgggtgtcattatcactgcaacttctttcgatgtggtccactggacctgcttcatttttaggaccataccttaaaatgatccgagaaaatcgatgaaccgcgtggatacaacacttacatcacagtggaccctacagagCCCTGCAATCCGTCTAGgcgggtagtacgcaatccgcgtcccatccggttcatccgtttttcgagataaTATTAAGAAGTTCTGTAAATAAGACAGGGCTGCTTGAGAGAAAATAATAACGATTGAATGTCCGACCGTTGATACAATGCATTGCATGAATGACCGGGGGGGTCGATAGAGTTACtcggtacacaatccgcttccacacGGTAGCCATTTCCGCCCAATGGCTATCCGCATCCTACGTAGACTGCGTGGTTACCAGAGCACCACTTCGTAGCGTGGTGTCAGGAGTCTGTgggtccactgcgatgtatgtgtttattcGACGCCGCCAATCCATTTCTCCAgttattttagggcaagagcctaaaattgaagtatatctagaAATTAAGTAGAACACACTACATGAAGTATATCTGTTTGGTAAGTAGCTCGGTTAgatttgttggggatttgtactaCAGAATCACACGGATCTATATCTagaatagcaatccaatgacaccaagcacacacaagagaacaaagatttaacgtgaaaaacctttGCGGAAAAAAATGACGGCACAAAACGACAAATTTCCACTATGAAactagaaattacaaagagaggacttattcaattcgaacaacctcgaatctcacccttgctacaccctttagaagccctaaaatccttttaggaacccttaaaACTGATTTAGAAAACCTTAAAATATCTTATAAtggccctaaggacccctatttatagtttaggaaacttccctttcacaccttTATGAAATCGCTTCAGATTTTCACAGTCCGCAGAAGATCCAGACTctaatctgcgtaacctcgactggtcgaagggtgGCCACGACTGATCGAGCAACTCCCTCGATCGGTCGTGCaatcccctcgaccggtcgagcatcccggacaccaaaaaactgagcttgctgactttgagtcgagcaagctacgaccggtcgtgtcagtccctcgaccggtcgagcatataAAAAAATGTCAGATTTATgacatctgacaacaatctccgtcatgtcttcaatcttcaaccgtgtagcttcctgacctcttttcttatttctgcattgcatcatagcttcaatcaacgtttctcatgcacactccgtccttcttttacgccatcgctaagcctagagaagttacaTATAACTTCAACTTCTTTGCAGGAACGATTTAGGAGAGCATATCTGCCGGATCTGAATCCgcatgcccaaccacctttgctcctgtcttctcaaaaggaaagacgtagtttTCTTACTATCTCAccactacccaatattgctttGCCGGAGTAGTTGCTCATAACactgatagcctatgaaataaccagtctaatatagaccatggcatacactgctaaccgcattcgaataaggctcatgagatatcctgcttttcatcatctgttttgggacatgtcctgatgAAAAATTGAGAAGACACgcatagggaacgctctccgactttacatggtccatcacctccttgatcaatacctacccaatgtattctgcctgagataaccaaaacCTACTCCTCTTTCAAACTCAACatcattcgaataaggctcatgagatatcctgcttttcatcatctgttttgggacatgtcctgatgAAAACTTGAGAAGACACgcatagggaacgctctccggctttacatGGTCCATCACCTCCTTGATCAATACCCACCCAatgtattctgcctgagataaccaaaacCTACTCCTCTTTCAATCTCAACgtcattcgaataaggctcatgagatatcctgcttttcatcatctgttttgggacatgtcctgatgAAAACTTGAGAAGACACgcatagggaacgctctccgactttacatggtccatcacctccttgatcaatacctacccaatgtattctgcctgagataaccaaaacttactcctctttcagtctcaacgtCGAGAACTATCTTTGCAACCCCTCGATCCTTCATCCTAAATGTCTCGCTTAACCaagtcttcaatatattgatttcagacatgttataattggcgatctacatgtcatcaattcctgactcaccatgaaggaatcaaaccactgcctaagcgacaggtcgaaccacgacctcctgtaaagtcttttctcagcccctttaactttgaaccactctgattgcttcatgtagatctgttcttcactttcccttccagaagtgcagactccacattcaTCCTtacagctcaagatcacattgccCAACCAACACcaatcacgaatctaatagacactcGTTATACCGTCGACGCGAATATCTCTGaaaagtcgatcccttctctctaagcataacccttcgctactaacctcgccctgtatctatgATATAttttcttgaagatccacctgcgTCCAACCACTCCCCGGCCTACTTgaagctccacccgctcccatatgtcggtctggtacaatgaatccatcacatcgcccatagtcacctttcacttctcaacaccagg is drawn from Magnolia sinica isolate HGM2019 chromosome 5, MsV1, whole genome shotgun sequence and contains these coding sequences:
- the LOC131247178 gene encoding uncharacterized protein LOC131247178, coding for MDFHLLEINLISAQSLKKPASPLHIHRMQTYAVAWVDPTTKLRTRVDLVGAENPTWNDKFIFRVPASFLDPFSSSAFCLEIYAVGRILDTLIGTVRCLVGGLRLCPSVATPSFAALQIRRPSGSFHGIVNLGATLLPPSFHALMGGIAAIGFHDLMGQNPRDRLNRHGASAPCKKERSSECSWRGSDGSDSKKVLKELNGVRNRSDGGGILRRLGFQRRIHLSPSDQDLQISLPSDDK